The DNA window ATGCGGTCATCAATTCGATAACGGCGATTTTGCTATTGCTTGGGTTATACTTCATCCGGCAAAACAACGTAGTTGCTCACCGGCGCACGATGCTGGCAGCTTTTACCCTGGGGTCGATTTTTCTGGTGAGTTATGTATTGTATCACCTCACCAACGAGTCGACGTCCTTTGGGGGGCAGGGGTGGGTCAGGCCGGTTTATTATTTTCTGCTCGTATCACACATTGTGCTTTCCGTAGTAGTCGTGTGGTTTGTGCTGCGCGCTGTTTACTACGCGCTGAGCGGACAATTTGGGCGGCACGTGAAAGCAGTCAAATGGGCTTTTCCAATATGGCTGTACGTGAGCATTACAGGTGTCGTCGTGTATTTCATGATTAAACCTTATTATATACACTAACAACAAACTTATGAAACGCTGGACGGTTGCATTGATAGTATTGTTGCTGATGATGGCAAACACGGATCTGTTCGCGCAGTGTGCTATGTGCCGGGGAACGGTCGAGAGCACGGTTAGCAATGGACGGAGTGTGGTAGCTTCGCAACTGAACATTGGTATTATTTACTTGCTTGCTGCGCCTTATTTACTGGTGACGGCGGTAGCGTATATGTGGTACCGCAACAGCAAACGCGAACATGGAAAGCGTATCGAAATTGCAGGCCGTATTAAACGGGTTATGTCCTCGATGTAGGCAAGGTAAGATCTTCTGTAAGCCGTTTTATTCTCCGCGCGGCTTCGATGATATGCATGAACATTGCCCGCATTGTGGCCTGCGGTATGAGATTGAGCCGGGTTATTTTGTCGGCGCCATGTACGTTAGCTACGCCATTTCCGGGGGAATCGCACTGCTAATCGGCTTTATGCTGTTTTATCTGGCTGGTGATCCGGAAGGCTGGGTGTATGCCGCCGTTGTAGCACCGGTCATGGTGCTGATTGCGCCGATTAACTTTCGAATATCACGAGTGATCTGGCTCCACTACGTAGCCGGAATCAAGTATCAGCCGGGACTCTAGACATAGAGTCCCTTTTTTTGTGAAAAAATTTGGAGGGCCGTGCAACCAGCCAATGGCAATGCTGCATCTTGTTAGCAAATAAGGGTACCTCATGCTTCGACTTATACCGTTTTTTACGACCGAAACCCAGCTGATTGCCGCGCTACGACGCGGTGAGAGCCGGGCGCATAAGGTTGCTTACGAACGGTTTTCGGGTCGGATGCTGGGGGTATGCATGCGTTACTGCGCTAACCGCGACGACGCGGAGGAGGTGATGCTCGACGGTTTCATGCGCGTCTTTGAAAAAATCGACCAGTTTCGGGAAGACGGTAGCTTCGAGGGCTGGATTCGGCGGGTGATGGTTACTGAATCATTGATGTTTTTGCGGAAAAATAAGCAGTGGCGGCAAGAAATACCGATAGAAGACGCCGTAATCGAACCAGATTATGTATGGGCCGATTCCGCCATCCACGAGAACGATTTGTTGCGCATGGTCAATCAGCTACCCGATGGCTACCGAACCGTCTTCAACCTATACGCTATTGAAGGCTATAGCCACGCTGACATTGCCGATTTGCTGGGTATTTCGGAGGGGACGTCGAAATCGCAGCTAAGCCGGGCCAGAGCCATTCTACAGGCTACCATTTTAAAAGCAGAACAGGAACAACGAACGAACGAACATGGAACCCAACTCCGAAAAAAATCATCTTGACGACTTGTTTGCCCGCAAACTGGGCAAGCTCGAACGGCCTCCTTCATCGGATAGCTTTGCTCGTTTACAACAGCGTATGCAGGGCGGTCAGGAGCAGACGAGGGTGGTGTTCTGGCGAAATCAAACCGTACAGATGGCCGCTGCTGCCTGCCTGGCTGCCGTCCTGCTGTTTGGCTGGCTATATTCAAACGATCGGTCAACTAATCCCATTGGCAACAATCCGACTGCTTCGGTGAGCGAGAAAAAGCAACGGACAAGCGAGACAGGAG is part of the Spirosoma rhododendri genome and encodes:
- a CDS encoding DUF983 domain-containing protein, giving the protein MHEHCPHCGLRYEIEPGYFVGAMYVSYAISGGIALLIGFMLFYLAGDPEGWVYAAVVAPVMVLIAPINFRISRVIWLHYVAGIKYQPGL
- a CDS encoding RNA polymerase sigma factor, translated to MLRLIPFFTTETQLIAALRRGESRAHKVAYERFSGRMLGVCMRYCANRDDAEEVMLDGFMRVFEKIDQFREDGSFEGWIRRVMVTESLMFLRKNKQWRQEIPIEDAVIEPDYVWADSAIHENDLLRMVNQLPDGYRTVFNLYAIEGYSHADIADLLGISEGTSKSQLSRARAILQATILKAEQEQRTNEHGTQLRKKSS
- a CDS encoding DUF420 domain-containing protein — translated: METLQPIQEQKANRLINVLSIAIPVAVAILLGIRQKVDLGSWTTYLTHLNAVINSITAILLLLGLYFIRQNNVVAHRRTMLAAFTLGSIFLVSYVLYHLTNESTSFGGQGWVRPVYYFLLVSHIVLSVVVVWFVLRAVYYALSGQFGRHVKAVKWAFPIWLYVSITGVVVYFMIKPYYIH